ACATGGCCGCGGATCACCCCGAGGTCGTCGCCGAGCTGCGGCGGCTGTGGGACGGGGAGGCCGAGCGCAACCACGTCCTGCCGCTCTTCGACGGCCTCCTCGACCGCATCGGCTCCCTGATCGGCCCGGCCTGGCCCGCCGGTGACGACCGCACCTTCCGCCCCGGCGCCTCGCCCGTCTGCGACGAGTCCCTGCCTCTGCTCTTCGGTGGCTTCCACATCACCGCCGACGTCGAGGTCCCCGAGGCGCCCGACGGCGTGCTGCTCGCCGTGGGGGACTGGCACGGCGGCTTCGCGCTCCACGTCGCCCAGGGGCGGCTGGCCTTCACCTTCGCCCGGCCCTGCGACGTGCTGGAGGTCGTCGCCGACCGTCCCGTCCCGCCAGGACGCCGGCTGCTGGGCGTCGCGCACACCGCCGGCGCCGGCGGGTGCGCCTTCCACCTGCTGTACGGGGACACCGTGGTGGGGAGCCTGGCCTTCGACGGGTTGCTGCCCGTCGTGCTCCAGCACGGCGGGGCCGGGCTGCGCCTGGGCTACGACGCCGGGCTGCCCGTGTCGGAGCGGTACACCGTACCGGGCACCTGGAACGGCGGGCTCTTCTCCGTCCGCGTGCGGACGCCGGGCTTCGGCAAGCCCGACCCCCTGGCCGAGGTCCGGGCGGCGCTGCACTCGGACTGAGCCGCGGCACGTGGCGCCGGGTCAGGCGTCCCAGGCGACCGGCAGGCTCTTGACGCCGTAGATGTCGGCGGCCTCCGGGCGCAGGGGGATCTGGTCGGCCGGTACGGCCAGGCGCAGCGTGGGGAAGCGGTCGAGCAGGGCGGGCAGGGCGACGCGCAGCTCGACGCGGGCGAGCTGCTGGCCCAGGCACTGGTGGATGCCGTGGCTGAAGGCCAGGTGGCCGCCGTCCTGCCGGTGGATGTCGAGGGCGTGGGGGTCGGTGAAGCGGTCGGGGTCGCGGTTGGCAGTGTTGAGGGAGATGATGACCGTGGTGCCGGCCGTGATCGTGTGGCCGGCCAGCTCGACGTCTTCGAGCGCGACCCGGAAGAACTGCTTGGCGACGGTCAGGTAGCGCAGCAGCTCTTCCACGGCCTGGTCGGTGAGTGACGGGTCGGTGCGCAGGGCGGCGAGCTGATCGGGGTTCCGCAGCAGGGCGAAGGTGCCCAGCGCCAGCATGTTGGCGGTGGTGTCGAACCCGGCCGACAGCAGGATCAGGGCCATGCCCTGCAGCTCCTCGTCGGTCAGGTCGCTGTCGGTCAGGTCGCTGAGCACGTCGTCGGTGGGGTCGGCGCGCTTGGCGGCGACCAGCCCGGCGAGGTACTGCTGGGTCGCGACGTAGGCGGCGCCCACCTCCTCGTCGCTGGCCTCGCCGCCGAGGAAGGTGTCGATGTTCTCCTGGAAGAAGCCGCGGTCCTCGTACGGCACGCCCAGCAGCTCGCAGATCACGACGGCGGGGATGGGCTTGGCGAAGGCGGTCACCAGGTCGGCCGTCGGCCCGGCCTTCTCCATGGCGTCCAGGTGCTCGGCGGTGATCTGCTCGACCCGCTCGGTGAGCAGCCGCATCCGGCGGACGGTGAACTTGCCGACCAGCGGTTTGCGGTAGCGGCCGTGCTGCGGCTCGTCCATCAGCAGGAACTCACCGGGCGGTGCGGGAGGCACCTCGATGTCGCCGTAGTCGACGGTCGGGTGGTGCTTCATGAGCTCCCGGCGGGAGCTGAAGCGCGGGTCGGCCAGGATCGAGCGGGCCAGGTCGTAGCCGGTGACGATCCAGCCCTGGTGGCCGTCGGGGAAGGGGAAGCGGCTGATCGGGCCGTGCTCACGCGCCTCGATCAGCTCCTTGGGCGGGTCGAAGGGGCAGCCGGGCTGACGGCTGGTGGGCATCGAGGGGAGGGTGTGGGTCATGAGGGCTCCTCAGGAGATCTTGCGGCGGTAGGTGTTCATGGCGAAGGCGTAGGCGACGACGAGGATGCCGGCGCACCAGCCCAGGGCGACCCAGATGTCGTTGCCGACCGGCTGCTCGGCGAACAGGGCGCGGATGGCGTTGACGATGGAGGTCACCGGCTGGTGGTCGGCGAAGACGCGCAGCGGGGTGGGCATGGTGTCGGTGGGCACGAAGGCGGAGCTGAGGAAGGGCAGGAAGATGAGCGGGTAGGAGAACGCGCTCGCCCCCTCCATGGTCTTGGCCGACAGGCCGGGGATGACGGCGATCCAGGTCAGCGCCAGGGTGAACAGGACCAGGATGCCCGCCACCGACAGCCACGCCAGCACTCCGGCCCCCGAGCGGAAGCCCATGAGCAGCGCCACGAGCATCACGACCACGAGCGAGACCAGGTTGGCGACCAGCGAGGTCAGCACGTGCGCCCACAACACCGACGAGCGTGCGGTCGGCATCGACTGGAAGCGCTCGAAGATGCCGCCCTGCATGTCCATGAACAGCCGGTAGGCGGTGTAGGCGATGCCGGAGGCGACCGTGATGAGCAGGATGCCGGGCAGCATGTAGTTCACGTACGACGTGCCCGACCCGGTGCTGATGGCGCCGCCGAACACGTAGACGAACATCAGCATCATGGCGATCGGCATGATCGCGGTCGTGATGATGGTGTCGGGGCTGCGGGTGATGTGGCGCAGGGACCGCCCGAGCAGGACGGTGGTGTCGCCGAGGAAGTGCTTGCTCATGATGGGGGTTCCTTAGGCTTTCGTGCCGACGAGGGAGAGGAAGACGTCCTCGAGGGTGGGCTGCTTCTCGACGTACTCGACCTTGGCGGGCGGCAGCAGCCGCTTGAGCTCGTCCAGGGTGCCGTTGACGAGGATCCGGCCCTCGTGCAGGATCGCGATCCGGTCGGCGAGTTGCTCGGCCTCGTCCAGGTACTGGGTGGTGAGCAGCACCGTGGTGCCGCCCTGGGCGAGCTCGCGGACGGCCTGCCAGACCTCGATGCGGGCCTGC
The nucleotide sequence above comes from Nonomuraea gerenzanensis. Encoded proteins:
- a CDS encoding cytochrome P450 translates to MTHTLPSMPTSRQPGCPFDPPKELIEAREHGPISRFPFPDGHQGWIVTGYDLARSILADPRFSSRRELMKHHPTVDYGDIEVPPAPPGEFLLMDEPQHGRYRKPLVGKFTVRRMRLLTERVEQITAEHLDAMEKAGPTADLVTAFAKPIPAVVICELLGVPYEDRGFFQENIDTFLGGEASDEEVGAAYVATQQYLAGLVAAKRADPTDDVLSDLTDSDLTDEELQGMALILLSAGFDTTANMLALGTFALLRNPDQLAALRTDPSLTDQAVEELLRYLTVAKQFFRVALEDVELAGHTITAGTTVIISLNTANRDPDRFTDPHALDIHRQDGGHLAFSHGIHQCLGQQLARVELRVALPALLDRFPTLRLAVPADQIPLRPEAADIYGVKSLPVAWDA
- a CDS encoding ABC transporter permease, whose translation is MSKHFLGDTTVLLGRSLRHITRSPDTIITTAIMPIAMMLMFVYVFGGAISTGSGTSYVNYMLPGILLITVASGIAYTAYRLFMDMQGGIFERFQSMPTARSSVLWAHVLTSLVANLVSLVVVMLVALLMGFRSGAGVLAWLSVAGILVLFTLALTWIAVIPGLSAKTMEGASAFSYPLIFLPFLSSAFVPTDTMPTPLRVFADHQPVTSIVNAIRALFAEQPVGNDIWVALGWCAGILVVAYAFAMNTYRRKIS